The proteins below are encoded in one region of Cucurbita pepo subsp. pepo cultivar mu-cu-16 chromosome LG10, ASM280686v2, whole genome shotgun sequence:
- the LOC111804436 gene encoding cytochrome P450 CYP736A12-like — protein MAWIWIIIIMFALVLLFRPWVLRNKGKNLPPGPKGFPILGSLHLLGKLPHRDIQRLSQRYGPIMHMKLGLVNTIVVSSPEAAALFLKTHDLVYASRPTNEVFKHMSYGERSMVFSKYGHYWRNMRKICTLELLSNQKVNFFKSMRREELSLLIDELREAAKSEVVVNLSSKVCSLSANMTCLMIFGKKFEDRELDERGFKWVVQEALKLAAAFNLGDFIPFISALDLQGLIQRAKCVNKVCDRFFERILDEHLESKNEDSKDFVDVMLGIMGSEVTEYQIDRSSIKAIMLDILLAATDSSAVTIGWAVAELIKHPHVMKKVQDELEKVVGLNRMVEETDLCHLTYLEMVVKEVLRLHPPGPLIVPHEAVKDCTVNNFHIPKKSRIIINVWAIGRNPSAWTDAEKFFPERFIGSQVDVKGKDFQLLPFGSGRRGCPGMQVGLVTVHLILAELVHCFDWKLPNGMLPVDLDMTEAFGLSCPIAQDIMVTPIYRLRD, from the exons ATGGCTTGGATTTGGATCATTATTATCATGTTTGCTCTTGTGCTTCTCTTTAGGCCATGGGTGTTGAGGAACAAAGGCAAGAATCTACCTCCAGGGCCTAAAGGGTTTCCCATTTTGGGTAGCCTTCATTTGTTAGGGAAGCTACCTCATAGAGATATTCAACGATTGTCTCAAAGATATGGGCCCATCATGCACATGAAATTGGGCCTTGTAAACACCATTGTTGTGTCTTCCCCTGAAGCTGCAGCTCTGTTTTTGAAAACCCATGATCTTGTTTATGCAAGTCGTCCAACAAATGAGGTTTTCAAGCACATGTCTTATGGAGAAAGGAGCATGGTGTTCTCAAAATATGGGCATTATTGGCGCAACATGCGCAAAATATGCACACTCGAGTTGCTTAGCAATCAAAAGgtcaattttttcaaatcaaTGAGAAGGGAAGAGCTCAGCTTGTTGATTGATGAGCTTCGTGAGGCTGCCAAGAGTGAGGTGGTTGTTAATCTTAGCTCAAAAGTTTGTTCTCTTAGTGCAAACATGACATGTTTGATGATCTTTggcaaaaaatttgaagatagaGAGCTTGATGAGAGGGGTTTTAAGTGGGTGGTACAAGAAGCCTTGAAATTAGCTGCAGCTTTTAACTTGGGGGACTTCATTCCTTTTATTTCAGCTCTTGATCTTCAAGGATTGATCCAACGTGCAAAATGTGTTAATAAAGTATGTGATAGGTTTTTTGAAAGGATCCTTGATGAACATCTTGAATCCAAGAATGAGGATAGTAAAGATTTCGTAGACGTTATGTTAGGCATTATGGGGTCGGAGGTAACCGAGTATCAAATTGATCGATCCAGCATCAAAGCCATAATGCTC gaTATACTTCTTGCGGCGACAGACTCGTCAGCCGTCACCATTGGATGGGCAGTAGCTGAGCTCATCAAACATCCACATGTAATGAAGAAGGTGCAAGACGAATTAGAAAAGGTTGTGGGTTTGAATAGAATGGTGGAAGAAACAGACTTGTGTCACTTGACCTACTTAGAAATGGTAGTTAAAGAGGTTTTAAGATTGCATCCTCCGGGTCCATTAATAGTTCCACACGAAGCGGTTAAAGATTGTACGGTTAATAACTTTCATATACCTAAAAAGTCAcgaattataataaatgtgtGGGCAATTGGACGAAATCCAAGCGCTTGGACCGATGCTGAAAAATTCTTTCCAGAAAGATTTATAGGGAGTCAAGTGGATGTGAAAGGAAAAGATTTTCAACTACTTCCGTTTGGATCTGGTCGAAGAGGTTGTCCTGGAATGCAAGTGGGTCTAGTCACGGTTCATTTAATCTTGGCTGAACTCGTGCATTGTTTTGATTGGAAGCTTCCAAATGGTATGCTACCAGTTGACTTGGATATGACGGAAGCGTTTGGTTTAAGCTGTCCCATTGCTCAGGATATTATGGTTACTCCTATTTACCGTCTACGAGACTAA
- the LOC111803718 gene encoding probable inactive receptor kinase At5g10020, whose amino-acid sequence MNIIAYLHHAALSLNFIFLLILLVSSASDSELNSLLEFKKGILKDQHNSVIGKWDLAFVSNSDVNGCPSSWTGVSCDENGNVSAIVLDRLGLGGELKFQTLIGLKSLKNLSLSGNDFTGRLVPALGTLSSLQHLDLSSNGFYGPIPERINDLYNLNYLNFSANDFNGGFPVGRLNLNQLKVLDLHSNRLYGNIGLLVSQLRNVEYVDLSHNEFYGGLSVGSENISSLANTLRIFNLSYNRLNGGFFDVDSLMLFRNLVVLDMGHNQIIGELPSFGSLPNLRTVRLDNNLLYGSVPGELLNRSLQLEELDLSGNAFTGSILRIDSSTLKFLDLSSNALSGDISVLQTWEANFEVLDLSSNKFTGSFPNSTSFEGLKVLNVRNNLLVGPLPFTLGNYPSMSAVDFSLNDLSGTIPASLFTSITLISLNLSGNRFTGPIPLQDSSVSELLVKPSDLPMEYLDLSNNSLIGGLPPEIDKLASLKLLNLAKNELSGSLPDQLNRLSNLEYLDLSNNKFTGEIPDMLPNLHVFNVSYNYLSGSVPENLRNFPVSSFRPGNDKLSLPKDIGSGNSIPDSLPEQGKRGTSKANIRIAIILASVGTVVMIVFLLLAYHRAQRKEFHGRSIFSGQGTERNNKMERFRPSIFKFQLNNQPPPTSSSFSNDHLLTSTSRTLSGQAEFSSEISEHVLPGGAATSSSMIIPNLLDDHPVTSAKNSSPGSPLSSSHQFVEGRELPVTLDVYSPDRLAGELFFLDNSLLFTAEELSRAPAEVLGRSSHGTLYKATLDSGHMLAVKWLRVGLVKHKKEFAKEVKRIGSMRHKSIVPLRAYYWGPREQERLLLADFILGDSLALHLYETTPRSYSRLTFSQRLKIAVEVARCLLYLHDSGLPHGNLKPTNIILAGHDSDARLTDYGLHRLMTPAGIAEQILNLGALGYCAPELACAAKPGPSFKADIYSFGVILMELLTKRSAGDIISGQSGAVDLTDWVRLCDQEGRRMDCIDRDIVVGEEPSKAMDELLAISLKCILPVNERPNIRQVFDDLCAISV is encoded by the exons ATGAATATCATTGCTTATCTACATCACGCAGCTCTCTCTCTTAACTTCATTTTTCTGCTTATCCTCTTGGTTTCTTCAGCCTCCGATTCCGAACTCAACTCTCTGCTTGAATTCAAGAAGGGGATTCTCAAAGATCAGCACAATTCGGTCATCGGGAAGTGGGATTTGGCCTTCGTTTCGAATTCTGATGTTAACGGCTGCCCTTCGTCCTGGACTGGTGTGTCTTGCGATGAGAACGGTAATGTGTCTGCAATTGTGCTGGACCGGCTAGGCTTGGGTGGGGAGTTGAAGTTCCAGACTCTGATTGGGCTTAAGAGCCTTAAGAATTTGAGTCTTTCTGGAAATGATTTCACTGGACGGCTTGTTCCTGCTCTTGGGACTTTATCTAGTCTGCAGCATTTGGATCTGTCCTCTAATGGATTCTACGGGCCGATCCCGGAGCGGATCAATGATCTTTACAATCTGAACTATCTGAATTTCTCAGCAAATGACTTCAATGGTGGGTTTCCTGTTGGTAGATTGAATCTTAATCAGCTTAAGGTATTGGATTTGCACTCTAATCGACTTTATGGCAACATTGGCCTGTTGGTTTCCCAGCTGCGGAATGTGGAATATGTTGATTTAAGCCACAATGAGTTTTACGGAGGGCTTTCAGTTGGCTCCGAGAACATTTCGAGTTTGGCTAATACGTtgagaattttcaatttaagttACAATAGATTGAATGGTGGATTCTTTGACGTTGACTCTCTCATGTTATTCCGAAACTTGGTAGTTTTGGATATGGGTCATAATCAGATTATTGGGGAATTGCCTTCATTTGGGTCCTTGCCTAATTTGCGGACTGTGAGGCTTGATAACAATCTTTTATATGGCTCAGTGCCTGGGGAACTGCTAAACAGGTCTTTGCAATTGGAGGAATTGGATCTTAGTGGTAATGCCTTTACAG GTTCAATTCTTCGCATTGACTCTTctactttgaaatttttggacCTTTCGTCGAATGCTTTATCTGGCGACATATCAGTTTTGCAGACTTGGGAAGCCAATTTTGAAGTTCTTGATTTGAGTTCAAACAAGTTCACAGGAAGTTTCCCAAACTCAACTTCCTTTGAGGGATTAAAGGTGCTTAACGTcagaaataatttattagtaGGCCCTTTGCCGTTTACATTGGGGAACTATCCTAGCATGTCTGCGGTTGACTTCAGTTTGAATGATTTAAGCGGTACTATCCCTGCTAGTTTATTTACATCCATTACCTTGATCAGCCTCAATCTTTCGGGAAACCGGTTTACTGGTCCCATTCCTCTTCAGGACTCGAGTGTTAGTGAGTTGTTAGTTAAACCATCAGATCTGCCAATGGAATATCTTGATCTATCTAATAATTCCTTGATCGGTGGGTTGCCTCCTGAAATAGATAAATTGGCGAGTCTCAAATTGCTAAATCTTGCAAAGAATGAATTATCAGGATCACTTCCAGATCAATTGAACAGACTGAGTAACTTGGAGTATCTTGATTTATCGAACAACAAATTTACAGGTGAAATTCCTGATATGCTTCCCAACTTACATGTTTTTAATGTGTCCTACAATTATCTCTCCGGTAGTGTTCCAGAGAATTTAAGGAACTTCCCTGTCTCATCATTTCGTCCCGGAAATGATAAACTTAGCTTACCGAAAGATATAGGTTCAGGGAACTCAATTCCAGATAGTTTACCCGAGCAGGGAAAACGTGGCACTTCTAAAGCTAATATACGAATAGCTATTATTCTTGCCTCAGTTGGAACAGTTGTGATGATTGTGTTTCTTTTACTGGCTTATCATAGAGCACAACGTAAAGAGTTCCATGGAAGAAGTATATTTAGCGGCCAGGGTACTGAAAGGAACAATAAGATGGAACGTTTCAGGccttctattttcaaattccaaCTGAACAATCAGCCTCCACCAACTTCTTCAAGTTTTTCAAACGACCATTTACTAACCTCTACTTCAAGGACATTATCTGGGCAGGCAGAATTCTCTTCTGAGATTTCTGAACATGTTTTACCTGGAGGTGCTGCAACAAGTTCATCGATGATTATTCCTAACTTGCTCGACGATCATCCTGTTACTTCTGCGAAAAATTCCTCCCCTGGTTCCCCATTATCTTCCTCACACCAGTTTGTTGAAGGGCGTGAACTACCTGTTACACTAGATGTGTATTCACCAGATCGGTTAGCCGGAGAATTGTTTTTTCTGGACAATTCACTGCTATTCACAGCTGAGGAATTATCCAGAGCTCCAGCTGAAGTTCTTGGTAGAAGCAGCCATGGAACACTATACAAAGCTACTCTGGATAGTGGACATATGCTGGCAGTTAAGTGGCTACGTGTGGGACTTGTCAAACATAAGAAAGAATTTGCCAAGGAAGTTAAGAGAATTGGATCAATGAGGCATAAAAGCATTGTTCCTTTACGGGCATATTATTGGGGTCCAAGAGAACAAGAGCGACTTCTTTTAGCTGACTTTATTTTGGGAGATAGCTTAGCTCTACATCTTTACG AAACTACACCTCGAAGTTATTCTCGGTTGACCTTCAGTCAGAGACTAAAAATTGCAGTGGAAGTTGCTCGCTGTCTGTTATACCTTCACGACAGTGGCCTCCCCCATGGAAACTTAAAGCCAACAAACATTATCTTGGCAGGCCATGACTCTGATGCCCGCCTCACTGACTACGGACTTCACCGCTTGATGACACCAGCAGGCATTGCGGAGCAGATATTGAATCTAGGAGCACTTGGATATTGTGCTCCAGAACTGGCTTGTGCAGCGAAACCCGGTCCATCTTTCAAGGCTGACATTTATTCATTTGGGGTGATTCTAATGGAGCTTTTAACCAAAAGAAGTGCAGGCGACATAATATCAGGCCAATCTGGGGCTGTCGATCTAACAGATTGGGTACGTCTATGCGATCAAGAAGGACGAAGAATGGACTGTATAGACCGAGATATTGTGGTCGGAGAAGAGCCTTCGAAAGCTATGGATGAACTGTTGGCTATATCCCTCAAGTGCATTCTCCCTGTAAATGAGAGGCCTAACATCAGACAAGTCTTCGATGATTTATGTGCTATATCTGTTTGA